TTTATCCGCACGACCGACCCGCATCATATTGCGGCGGCGCAGGAATTTTGGAAGAGGTGCGAAGCCAACGGCGATATTTATAAAAAGAACTACAAGATAAAATATTGCGTTGGTTGCGAACTGGAAAAAACCGAATCAGAACTAGTTGACGGCAAATGCCCGGAGCATCCCAATTTAGAATTAGAGACGATAGAGGAAGAGAATTATTTTTTTCGCTGGTCAAAATATCAGGATAAACTACTGGCGCTTTATGAGAAAAATAAGGATTTTGTCGTGCCGGCGCATCGGCTTAATGAAATAAAGAATTTTGTTAAAGCCGGCTTGCAGGATTTTTCCGTTTCCCGTTTGGTTGAAAAAATGCCCTGGGGGATTCCGGTGCCCGGGGACCCGGCCCATGTTATGTATGTCTGGTTTGACGCTTTGGTTAATTACATTTCGGCTTTGGGCTGGCCGGAAGACGAGAAAAAATTTAAGGAATTTTGGCCGTGCGTTCAGGTGGCCGGCAAAGACAATTTGCGCCAGCAAGCGGCGATGTGGCAGGGGATGCTGATGTCAGCCGGCATAACTCCGTCAAAGCAGATTTTAATTTTCGGATTCTTGACCGCCAACGGCCAGAAAATGAGCAAAAGCTTGGGCAATGTCATTAATCCCTTTGAAGTGGTAAAGAGATATGGGGCTGACGCCACCCGCTATTATTTATTGTCGGAAATTTTACCTTTTGAGGATGGCGATTTTTCCTATGATAAATTTGAGAGCCGCTATAATGCCGATTTGGCCAACGGCTTAGGCAACTTAGTGGCGCGACTTTCCA
This region of Patescibacteria group bacterium genomic DNA includes:
- the metG gene encoding methionine--tRNA ligase gives rise to the protein MKKTFYITTTLPYVNADPHIGFAAEIIKADVIARWQRLLGKEVFFNTGTDEHGLKIYRKAREEGKDPQKYCDEYAAKFDNLKSALNLSYNNFIRTTDPHHIAAAQEFWKRCEANGDIYKKNYKIKYCVGCELEKTESELVDGKCPEHPNLELETIEEENYFFRWSKYQDKLLALYEKNKDFVVPAHRLNEIKNFVKAGLQDFSVSRLVEKMPWGIPVPGDPAHVMYVWFDALVNYISALGWPEDEKKFKEFWPCVQVAGKDNLRQQAAMWQGMLMSAGITPSKQILIFGFLTANGQKMSKSLGNVINPFEVVKRYGADATRYYLLSEILPFEDGDFSYDKFESRYNADLANGLGNLVARLSNLLEKNGIEIKIKPDSDKKLKKEFSEKMELYRFDEALKILWRKLRESDEFLSSKAPWKMKDKSDIKKVLEPVAQNILDVAYYLQPFMPETAEKIIKQFSERQVKKGEGLFPRIVC